A region of Mesorhizobium sp. M3A.F.Ca.ET.080.04.2.1 DNA encodes the following proteins:
- a CDS encoding DUF882 domain-containing protein has protein sequence MSVWPRWLAAVILAVGVLSAASSGARAEVRSLKLYHLHTHEKAEIVFKRNGRYDPEGLRKINILLRDWRRNEPTKMDPRLLDLVWEAYRQAGATDYIQVVCGYRSPATNSMLRSRSRGVAEKSQHMLGKAMDFYIPGVPLKKLRNIGLKMQGGGVGYYPTSGSPFVHMDVGNVRHWPGISRQELVSLFPNGKTLHVPSDGRPLPGYEQAMAAYKARKGAGTPNIELASAGGSTKRSGGLLAAWFGGGADEADDDADTGGGAPAPQQKVVKQVAMAKSSNLPGIAIVAPKDAKRANIPQIADDGSDDSQPQQDTPETIIAALPPKEIPLPAFAPRPKADVGQAPENVPFGMADATATTEQAVATAHAPANVPFGMADSGAPQTGADPAQVAVNNVPLPTRRPDLPAELAPKDKAVLLALADTASQDKSATDAFSVLPTERPDASKPDEIKAVLEQANATTEAGASGAEYQLASLTEPQPRSAFNDPSGLDAASPRDAIAARPAGTDPAQAIGAGVKTTRKEARPSTRDLKPGPKAMVVAAPPQAARWALGSGENIAAVSDPTTGPRYAYNIVHTAPSEVYTAGFQTDGEVQDASRFSGNAVKFLSVARFQTK, from the coding sequence ATGAGCGTCTGGCCGAGATGGCTGGCTGCCGTGATTCTGGCCGTCGGGGTTCTCTCAGCTGCCTCGTCCGGGGCGAGGGCCGAAGTTCGTTCGCTGAAGCTCTATCACCTGCACACGCACGAAAAGGCGGAGATCGTCTTCAAGCGCAATGGCCGCTACGATCCGGAAGGCCTGCGCAAGATCAACATCCTCCTGCGCGACTGGCGCCGCAACGAACCGACCAAGATGGATCCGCGGCTGCTCGACCTCGTGTGGGAAGCCTATCGGCAGGCCGGGGCGACGGACTACATCCAGGTCGTCTGCGGCTATCGTTCGCCGGCCACGAATTCGATGCTGCGCAGCCGCAGCAGGGGCGTTGCCGAGAAAAGCCAGCACATGCTCGGCAAGGCGATGGACTTCTACATTCCCGGCGTGCCGCTGAAGAAGCTGCGCAATATCGGGCTCAAGATGCAGGGCGGCGGCGTCGGTTACTATCCGACGTCGGGTTCGCCTTTCGTGCATATGGATGTCGGCAATGTGCGCCACTGGCCGGGGATCAGCCGTCAGGAGCTGGTCAGCCTGTTCCCGAACGGCAAGACATTGCATGTGCCGAGCGACGGCAGGCCGCTGCCGGGCTACGAACAGGCGATGGCTGCCTACAAGGCACGCAAGGGTGCCGGGACGCCCAACATCGAACTCGCCAGTGCCGGAGGCTCGACCAAGCGATCTGGCGGACTGCTTGCAGCCTGGTTTGGTGGCGGCGCAGACGAGGCCGATGATGACGCCGATACCGGCGGCGGCGCTCCGGCGCCTCAGCAGAAGGTCGTGAAGCAGGTGGCGATGGCCAAGAGCAGCAATCTGCCGGGCATCGCAATCGTCGCTCCGAAGGACGCCAAGCGCGCCAACATTCCGCAGATCGCCGACGACGGCAGCGACGATTCGCAGCCGCAGCAGGATACGCCTGAGACCATCATCGCCGCGCTGCCGCCGAAGGAGATTCCGTTGCCGGCCTTCGCGCCGCGTCCGAAGGCCGATGTCGGCCAGGCGCCTGAGAATGTGCCATTCGGTATGGCGGATGCCACGGCTACGACCGAGCAGGCTGTAGCGACCGCTCATGCGCCGGCCAATGTGCCGTTCGGCATGGCCGACTCCGGTGCGCCCCAGACCGGCGCCGATCCGGCCCAGGTCGCGGTCAACAACGTTCCGCTGCCCACCCGGCGGCCGGATTTGCCGGCGGAGCTGGCGCCCAAGGACAAGGCTGTGCTTCTGGCTCTGGCCGATACGGCTTCGCAGGACAAGAGCGCGACCGATGCGTTCTCGGTGCTGCCGACCGAGCGGCCCGATGCGAGCAAGCCGGATGAGATCAAGGCAGTTCTCGAACAGGCCAACGCAACGACCGAGGCCGGCGCGAGCGGCGCCGAATATCAGCTTGCGTCGCTGACGGAACCGCAGCCCCGTTCCGCTTTCAACGATCCCTCGGGTCTCGACGCGGCATCGCCGCGGGACGCCATCGCTGCCCGCCCCGCCGGGACCGATCCTGCGCAGGCGATCGGCGCCGGCGTGAAGACAACGCGCAAGGAAGCCAGGCCTTCCACCCGGGACCTGAAACCCGGGCCGAAGGCGATGGTGGTCGCAGCGCCGCCGCAGGCGGCGCGCTGGGCCCTGGGCAGCGGCGAGAATATCGCCGCCGTTTCCGACCCGACGACGGGTCCGCGCTATGCCTACAACATCGTCCATACGGCGCCGAGCGAGGTCTACACGGCGGGCTTCCAGACGGACGGCGAGGTGCAGGATGCCAGCCGGTTCAGCGGCAATGCGGTGAAGTTCCTTTCGGTCGCACGGTTTCAGACGAAATAG
- a CDS encoding proton-conducting membrane transporter, whose product MSTFFYMLLAFVAGVLLGWFIWGRLRSDLDSLRADLDRTRGDRDRMRADADRLAGELDACVRARDDIERQLREAPTKPAGVGADKASAPAPSALISTPAAAQPSTPRSKPARKPAAPTAAAPPKKAAVAPKKSAALNAAGGKADELRRLIGIGPVNERLLREQGVTTYAQIAAWSEDDVKRIEEVLSFDGRIAREKWVEQAKLLAAGDEAEFARLFPSAGTASNS is encoded by the coding sequence ATGAGCACCTTCTTCTACATGCTCTTGGCCTTCGTTGCGGGTGTTTTGCTGGGCTGGTTCATATGGGGCCGATTGCGCAGCGACCTCGACAGCCTTCGCGCCGACCTTGATCGCACGCGCGGTGACCGCGACAGGATGCGTGCCGACGCCGATCGGCTGGCCGGAGAACTCGACGCATGTGTCCGCGCCCGCGACGACATCGAGCGCCAGCTTCGCGAAGCGCCTACCAAGCCTGCCGGGGTCGGTGCAGACAAGGCCTCGGCGCCGGCGCCTTCGGCGCTGATTTCGACACCTGCTGCCGCCCAGCCCTCAACGCCAAGATCGAAGCCTGCCAGGAAGCCGGCCGCGCCAACGGCGGCTGCGCCGCCGAAAAAGGCTGCCGTGGCTCCGAAGAAGAGCGCCGCTCTCAATGCGGCGGGTGGCAAGGCCGACGAACTGCGCCGCCTGATCGGCATCGGGCCGGTCAACGAAAGGCTGCTCAGGGAACAGGGCGTCACGACCTATGCCCAGATCGCCGCCTGGAGCGAGGACGACGTCAAGCGTATCGAGGAAGTGCTCAGTTTCGACGGGCGTATTGCGCGCGAGAAGTGGGTCGAGCAGGCGAAACTGCTGGCTGCCGGCGATGAGGCGGAATTCGCCCGTCTCTTCCCCTCGGCGGGAACCGCCAGCAACAGCTGA
- the gmd gene encoding GDP-mannose 4,6-dehydratase — translation MAGKVALITGVTGQDGAYLAELLLQKGYVVHGVKRRSSSFNTERVDDIYVDPHESGARFFLHYGDLTDATNLIRLVQETKPSEIYNLGAQSHVQVSFETPEYTANSDALGTLRLLEAIRILGLEKSVRFYQASTSELYGKVAEVPQNEATPFRPRSPYAAAKLYAYWITVNYRQAYGMFAANGILFNHESPMRGETFVTRKITRAVAAIHHGLQNTLYLGNIDAMRDWGHARDYVEGMWRILQHDEPDDFVLATGEGHSVREFVELAFAETGRTIRWQGAGVDEIGIDAASGSVLVRIDPRYFRPTEVDTLLGDASKAKRSLGWSHTTGFRELVAEMVKADMASAASGAWHGGHSA, via the coding sequence ATGGCAGGCAAAGTGGCCCTCATTACGGGTGTAACGGGGCAGGACGGAGCCTACCTTGCAGAGCTGCTGCTGCAGAAGGGCTATGTCGTCCATGGCGTCAAACGCCGGTCGTCTTCTTTCAACACCGAGCGCGTCGACGACATCTATGTCGATCCGCATGAGAGCGGGGCGCGTTTCTTCCTGCACTATGGCGATCTGACCGACGCGACCAATCTGATCCGGCTGGTGCAGGAGACGAAGCCGAGCGAGATCTACAATCTCGGCGCCCAAAGCCATGTCCAGGTCAGCTTCGAAACGCCGGAATACACGGCCAACTCCGACGCGCTGGGAACGCTCCGGCTGCTTGAGGCGATCCGCATCCTCGGCCTGGAGAAGTCGGTGCGCTTCTACCAGGCCTCGACGTCGGAGCTTTACGGCAAGGTGGCGGAAGTTCCGCAGAACGAAGCGACACCGTTCCGACCGCGTTCGCCCTACGCCGCGGCGAAGCTCTATGCCTATTGGATCACGGTGAATTATCGTCAGGCCTACGGCATGTTTGCCGCAAACGGCATCCTGTTCAATCACGAGAGCCCGATGCGAGGCGAAACCTTTGTCACTCGCAAGATCACGCGCGCCGTAGCCGCGATCCATCACGGACTGCAGAACACGCTTTACCTCGGCAACATCGATGCCATGCGCGATTGGGGGCATGCGCGCGACTATGTCGAGGGCATGTGGCGTATACTCCAGCACGACGAGCCGGACGATTTCGTGCTGGCGACGGGCGAGGGGCATTCGGTGCGCGAGTTCGTCGAGCTGGCTTTCGCCGAGACCGGCAGGACCATTCGCTGGCAGGGCGCAGGCGTCGACGAGATTGGTATCGACGCGGCCTCAGGATCGGTGCTGGTGCGCATCGACCCGCGCTATTTCCGCCCGACCGAGGTGGACACGCTGCTCGGTGACGCCTCCAAGGCCAAACGCAGCCTGGGTTGGTCGCACACGACCGGCTTCAGGGAATTGGTGGCGGAAATGGTGAAAGCCGACATGGCCTCTGCCGCAAGCGGCGCATGGCATGGCGGCCATTCAGCGTAG
- a CDS encoding LacI family DNA-binding transcriptional regulator, translating to MASRAKATILDIAREAGVSKSTVSLVLQGSGLIRPETATRVRKAIEDVGYVYNRGAANLRKAHSNVIGMVINDLTNPFFAELAVGMERVFQAAGIVPFIANTAENPVRQEEVLKSLMEQGVAGLIVSPARGTTPGAFRRIETAGVPIVFAMRRLPESRIPVIAPDNHRGAFLATEHLIRKGHRRLAFFGGSSDLVVYHERLGGFLEACDALGIAERTIVEGETSRKGGMACLETALAASEPPTAALCFNDAVAFGVMLALRKRGLEAGTDFAVVGFDDVVEAEHYMPALTSVAVNTAGLGERAAHAMLKMIQSRTTRAEDHIGAISLVVRESCGPDRNTQRIGTGDPA from the coding sequence ATGGCCAGCCGGGCCAAGGCGACGATCCTGGACATCGCCCGGGAAGCCGGCGTGTCCAAATCGACGGTGTCGCTCGTGCTGCAAGGCAGCGGGCTGATCCGGCCCGAGACCGCGACCAGGGTCCGCAAGGCAATCGAGGACGTCGGCTATGTCTACAACCGCGGCGCCGCCAATCTGCGCAAGGCTCACTCCAACGTCATCGGCATGGTGATCAACGATCTCACCAATCCCTTTTTCGCCGAGCTTGCAGTGGGCATGGAGCGAGTCTTTCAGGCTGCCGGCATCGTGCCGTTCATCGCCAACACCGCGGAAAATCCCGTCCGCCAGGAAGAGGTGCTGAAATCGCTGATGGAACAGGGTGTTGCCGGCCTGATCGTGTCGCCGGCCCGCGGCACCACGCCGGGCGCCTTCCGCCGCATCGAAACGGCCGGCGTGCCGATCGTCTTCGCGATGCGTCGTTTGCCCGAAAGCCGAATTCCGGTGATTGCACCCGACAATCATCGCGGCGCTTTTCTCGCCACCGAGCATCTGATCCGCAAGGGGCATCGCCGCCTGGCGTTCTTCGGCGGCTCCTCCGACCTCGTCGTCTATCACGAGCGCCTCGGCGGATTTCTGGAAGCATGTGACGCGCTTGGCATAGCCGAGCGGACCATCGTCGAGGGCGAGACCAGTCGCAAGGGCGGCATGGCTTGCCTGGAGACCGCCTTGGCGGCGTCCGAGCCGCCCACGGCTGCGCTCTGCTTCAACGACGCCGTCGCCTTCGGCGTCATGTTGGCGCTGCGCAAGCGCGGGCTCGAAGCGGGAACGGATTTTGCGGTCGTCGGCTTCGACGACGTGGTCGAGGCGGAGCATTACATGCCGGCGCTGACCAGCGTCGCAGTCAACACCGCAGGCCTCGGCGAACGCGCCGCCCATGCCATGCTAAAGATGATCCAATCGCGCACCACACGCGCCGAGGACCATATCGGCGCCATCAGCCTCGTCGTCAGGGAAAGCTGCGG
- a CDS encoding dihydrodipicolinate synthase family protein, with protein sequence MVITLPSENGSRASYRLVGQPAEPRIGAQFSRIAYAAAHVVADPFAMTDPWSRPVIDWDKTMAFRHHLWRLGFRIAEAMDTSQRGMGFDWTSAKELIRRSIAEARTAKGADLASGAGTDHLAPAAAKTLADVIHAYEEQFAFIEGEGGKAIMMASRALAAAARGPGDYAHVYDRLLSQASGKVILHWLGDMFDPALKGYWGSQDFEPALDTVVAIIDRHAHKIEGIKISLLDADKELALRDRLPEGVIMFTGDDFNYPELIAGDGKRHSHALLGIFDAIAPVASAALAKLAENDRAGYDALMGPTVPLSRKIFEAPTEYYKAGIVFMAWLNGHQDHFAMVGGMQSARGIGHYADVFRLADQAGLLADPDLAVARMKALCAVAGV encoded by the coding sequence ATGGTCATCACCCTGCCTTCGGAAAATGGCAGCCGTGCCAGCTATCGGCTGGTCGGCCAACCGGCCGAACCCCGGATCGGCGCGCAATTCTCGCGCATCGCCTATGCCGCCGCCCATGTCGTTGCAGATCCATTCGCCATGACGGATCCATGGTCGCGGCCGGTCATCGACTGGGACAAGACAATGGCGTTCCGCCATCATCTGTGGCGGCTGGGCTTCCGCATCGCGGAGGCGATGGACACCTCGCAGCGCGGCATGGGTTTCGACTGGACAAGCGCGAAGGAACTAATCCGGCGCTCCATTGCCGAAGCGCGCACGGCAAAGGGCGCCGACCTCGCTTCCGGGGCGGGGACCGACCATCTGGCGCCAGCGGCGGCAAAGACGCTGGCCGACGTGATCCACGCCTATGAGGAGCAGTTCGCCTTCATCGAGGGCGAAGGCGGCAAAGCGATCATGATGGCGAGCCGCGCGCTGGCTGCAGCCGCCAGGGGCCCGGGCGATTACGCCCATGTCTACGACCGTCTTCTCTCGCAGGCTTCCGGCAAGGTCATCCTGCACTGGCTGGGCGACATGTTCGATCCGGCATTGAAAGGCTATTGGGGCAGCCAGGATTTCGAACCGGCGCTCGACACCGTCGTTGCGATTATCGATCGCCACGCGCACAAGATCGAGGGCATCAAGATATCGCTGCTCGATGCAGACAAGGAGCTCGCGCTGCGGGACCGGCTGCCGGAGGGCGTCATCATGTTCACCGGCGACGACTTCAACTATCCCGAACTGATCGCCGGCGACGGCAAGAGACATTCGCATGCGCTGCTCGGGATTTTCGACGCCATCGCGCCGGTAGCCAGCGCGGCGTTGGCGAAGCTGGCCGAGAATGATCGAGCCGGCTACGACGCATTGATGGGGCCGACCGTGCCGCTGTCGCGTAAGATCTTCGAGGCGCCGACCGAGTATTATAAGGCCGGCATCGTCTTCATGGCCTGGCTGAACGGGCACCAGGATCATTTTGCGATGGTGGGCGGCATGCAGTCGGCACGCGGCATAGGCCACTATGCCGACGTCTTCCGGCTCGCCGATCAGGCAGGGTTGCTGGCCGACCCGGACCTTGCCGTCGCCAGAATGAAAGCTCTCTGCGCCGTTGCCGGTGTCTGA
- a CDS encoding GDP-L-fucose synthase yields MGEIFDLRGKRIFVAGHRGMVGSAVVRRLACEDCEALTVPRDELDLLDQAGVRRWMNEHRPDAVVMAAAKVGGILANDRLPVDFLYENLVVETNVIEAAFRSEVRKLLFLGSSCIYPKLAPQPIPEDALLTGPLEPTNEWYAVAKIAGLKLCQAYRRQYGADFVSAMPTNLYGPGDNFDLNSSHVVPALMRKAHEAKRSGSKTIEVWGSGRPRREFLHVDDAADALVWLLKNYSDDSHVNVGSGEDVTIAELAHTIVSVVGAGTEIVFDPTKPDGTPRKLMDVSRLFAAGWRPNYSLRDGLQQTYGWFLERLETGEIRLGQAR; encoded by the coding sequence ATGGGAGAAATCTTCGACCTGAGGGGCAAGCGGATTTTCGTTGCCGGGCATCGCGGGATGGTCGGCTCGGCGGTGGTGCGCCGGTTGGCGTGCGAGGACTGCGAAGCCCTGACGGTCCCGCGCGATGAGCTCGATCTTCTCGACCAGGCCGGGGTTCGGCGCTGGATGAACGAGCATCGGCCCGATGCCGTGGTGATGGCAGCGGCCAAGGTCGGCGGGATCCTGGCCAACGACCGGCTTCCGGTGGATTTTCTCTATGAAAACCTTGTCGTGGAAACCAATGTCATTGAGGCTGCGTTCCGCAGCGAGGTCCGAAAGCTCCTGTTTCTAGGCTCATCCTGCATCTACCCGAAACTGGCGCCGCAGCCGATCCCGGAGGATGCGCTGCTGACTGGTCCGCTCGAGCCCACCAACGAATGGTACGCGGTCGCAAAGATCGCCGGGCTGAAACTGTGCCAGGCCTACCGGCGGCAGTATGGCGCCGATTTCGTCTCGGCAATGCCGACCAACCTCTATGGCCCGGGCGACAATTTCGACCTCAACAGCAGTCACGTCGTGCCGGCCCTGATGCGCAAGGCGCATGAGGCGAAGCGGAGCGGCAGCAAGACGATCGAGGTCTGGGGTTCAGGCAGGCCCAGGCGCGAGTTCCTGCATGTGGACGATGCAGCCGATGCACTGGTCTGGCTGCTGAAAAACTACTCCGACGACAGCCATGTCAATGTCGGCTCGGGCGAGGACGTCACCATCGCGGAACTCGCCCACACCATCGTGTCGGTCGTGGGAGCCGGCACCGAGATCGTGTTCGACCCGACCAAGCCGGACGGCACGCCGCGCAAACTTATGGACGTGTCGCGCCTGTTCGCAGCCGGATGGCGACCGAACTATTCGCTGCGCGACGGACTGCAACAGACCTACGGCTGGTTTCTGGAGCGTCTCGAGACGGGCGAGATCCGGCTGGGGCAGGCTCGCTAA
- a CDS encoding sigma-54 dependent transcriptional regulator, with protein MTGSILIVDDDPVQRRLLEAAVTRFGHTAIVADGGEAGLDVLDGSNAREVSVVILDLVMPGLDGIAVLKAMRERGINVPVIVQTAQGGIETVVSAMRQGAFDFVVKPASPDRLQTSISNALKVEAIEDEVKRASRRRGGHLTFKDLITRSPAMDRVIRLGQKAAASNIPILIEGESGVGKELVARAIQGSGDRRSKPFVTVNCGAIPDNLVESILFGHEKGSFTGATDKHTGKFVEAHSGTLFLDEIGDLPLDVQVKLLRAVQEGEVDPVGGRSTVKVDIRLISATHRNLLQQVKDGRFREDLFYRLNVYPIFVPPLRDRRDDIPYLVRHFMEKVAPADPRRRLTGISAQALAMLQAYDWPGNIRQLENAVFRASVLADGDLLTEEEFPQIRAQVEGTIILEAEPASAVAEMAVDEPSAVNGVASAEDSGEGAGYGAPARLQPRFGTLRALDERGNVRALAEVELEMIKLAIDRYNGQMSEVARRLGIGRSTLYRKLKEYGIDPEAGRVDRLAS; from the coding sequence ATGACAGGTTCCATACTCATAGTCGATGACGATCCCGTGCAGCGCAGGCTGCTCGAGGCCGCGGTGACGAGGTTCGGCCACACCGCGATCGTCGCCGACGGCGGCGAGGCAGGCCTCGATGTGCTCGACGGGTCGAATGCGCGCGAGGTGTCGGTCGTCATCCTCGACCTGGTCATGCCCGGCCTAGACGGCATCGCCGTGCTGAAGGCGATGCGCGAGCGCGGCATCAACGTCCCGGTCATCGTGCAGACGGCGCAGGGCGGCATCGAGACCGTGGTTTCGGCGATGCGCCAGGGCGCCTTCGATTTCGTCGTCAAGCCTGCCTCGCCCGACAGGCTGCAGACCTCGATCTCCAACGCGTTGAAGGTCGAGGCAATCGAGGACGAGGTGAAGCGCGCGTCGCGGCGGCGCGGCGGCCATCTGACTTTCAAGGACCTGATCACCCGCAGCCCCGCGATGGACCGGGTCATCCGCCTCGGCCAGAAGGCAGCAGCTTCGAACATTCCGATCCTGATCGAAGGCGAATCGGGCGTCGGCAAGGAACTGGTGGCACGCGCCATCCAGGGCAGCGGCGATCGTCGCTCGAAACCCTTCGTCACCGTGAATTGCGGTGCCATCCCCGACAACCTCGTCGAGTCGATCCTGTTCGGGCACGAAAAAGGCTCCTTCACCGGCGCGACCGACAAGCACACCGGCAAGTTCGTCGAAGCGCATTCGGGAACATTGTTCCTGGATGAGATCGGCGATCTGCCGCTCGACGTGCAGGTGAAGCTGCTGCGCGCCGTGCAGGAGGGAGAAGTGGACCCGGTGGGCGGCCGTTCGACCGTGAAGGTCGACATTCGTCTCATCTCGGCGACGCATCGCAACCTTTTGCAGCAGGTCAAAGATGGCAGATTCCGCGAGGACCTGTTCTACCGCCTGAACGTCTATCCGATCTTCGTGCCGCCGCTGCGCGACCGCCGCGACGACATCCCTTACCTCGTGCGGCACTTCATGGAAAAGGTCGCGCCCGCCGATCCGCGCCGCCGCCTCACCGGCATATCTGCCCAGGCGCTGGCGATGCTGCAGGCCTATGACTGGCCGGGCAACATCCGCCAGCTGGAAAACGCCGTCTTCAGAGCCTCCGTGCTCGCCGATGGCGACCTCTTGACCGAGGAGGAATTCCCGCAGATCCGGGCCCAGGTGGAAGGCACGATCATACTCGAGGCGGAGCCGGCATCGGCCGTCGCCGAAATGGCCGTGGACGAACCGTCGGCGGTCAATGGCGTCGCTTCCGCCGAGGACAGCGGCGAGGGCGCAGGATATGGAGCGCCGGCGAGGCTGCAGCCTCGCTTCGGCACGCTCAGGGCGCTCGACGAACGCGGCAACGTGCGGGCGTTGGCCGAGGTCGAGCTCGAGATGATCAAGCTGGCGATCGACCGTTATAACGGGCAGATGAGCGAGGTCGCCCGGCGCCTGGGCATAGGCCGGTCGACACTCTACCGAAAGTTGAAAGAATATGGCATTGATCCCGAAGCGGGTCGTGTCGATCGGCTCGCCTCCTGA
- a CDS encoding M3 family oligoendopeptidase, producing MRMMFGRGLAATASGQGAAELGDLPEWNLADLYAGMDAPELKRDIARAASDAIAFETRWKGTLAAEAGRDSSGRLGEALKAYEALEELIGRIVSYAGLIYAGNTADPQRAKLYGDVQEKMTDASAHLLFFALELNLIEDAMVEGALAADPTFAHYRPWVLDLRKDKPYQLEDRVEQLFHEKSVTGRGAWNRLFDETMTDLRFDLDGEELALEPALNRLQDADGEVRRRASEALAATFRKNLRTFTLITNTLAKDKEISDRWRGFEDIADSRHLANRVERDVVDALAAAVREAYPRLSHRYYAMKARWLGMEVMNHWDRNAPLPETPQAVIRWDDARDTVLSAYQRFSPEMAEIARGFFDRKWIDAPVRPGKSPGAFAHPTVPSAHPYVLLNYMGKPRDVMTLAHELGHGVHQVLAAGQGALMAATPLTLAETASVFGEMLTFRSLLDQTADKRERKAMLAQKVEDMINTVVRQIAFYEFERKVHAERRNGELTSDRLGQFWLEVQAESLGPAIKLRDGYEVFWTYIPHFIHSPFYVYAYAFGDCLVNSLYAVYQNAERGFQEKYFEMLRAGGTKHHSELLAPFGLDATDPGFWQIGLGVIGALIDELEALER from the coding sequence ATGCGGATGATGTTTGGTCGGGGGCTTGCAGCGACGGCGTCCGGTCAGGGTGCGGCGGAACTCGGCGACCTGCCGGAATGGAATCTCGCCGATCTCTATGCCGGCATGGATGCACCGGAGTTGAAGCGTGACATCGCCAGGGCTGCAAGCGATGCCATCGCCTTCGAGACCCGCTGGAAAGGGACGCTCGCCGCAGAGGCCGGGCGCGACAGCAGCGGCAGGCTCGGCGAAGCGCTGAAGGCCTACGAAGCGCTGGAGGAACTCATCGGCCGCATCGTGTCCTATGCGGGGCTGATCTATGCCGGCAACACCGCCGATCCGCAGCGCGCCAAGCTTTACGGCGATGTCCAGGAAAAGATGACGGACGCCAGCGCGCATCTCCTGTTCTTCGCGCTGGAACTCAACCTGATCGAGGATGCGATGGTCGAGGGCGCGCTTGCCGCCGATCCGACCTTCGCGCATTACCGACCCTGGGTGCTCGACCTCAGAAAGGACAAGCCCTATCAGCTGGAAGACCGGGTCGAGCAGTTGTTTCATGAGAAGTCGGTGACCGGTCGCGGGGCCTGGAACCGCCTCTTCGATGAGACGATGACCGATCTGCGCTTCGACCTCGACGGCGAAGAACTGGCGCTGGAACCGGCCCTCAACCGGCTCCAGGACGCAGACGGCGAAGTGCGCCGCCGCGCCTCCGAGGCGCTCGCCGCAACCTTTCGCAAGAATCTGCGCACTTTCACCCTCATCACCAACACTCTGGCCAAGGACAAGGAGATTTCGGACCGCTGGCGCGGCTTCGAGGACATCGCCGATTCACGCCATCTCGCCAATCGCGTCGAGCGCGACGTGGTCGACGCGCTGGCCGCTGCCGTGCGGGAAGCCTATCCGCGCCTGTCGCACCGTTACTATGCGATGAAGGCACGCTGGCTCGGCATGGAGGTGATGAACCACTGGGACCGCAATGCGCCGCTGCCGGAGACCCCGCAGGCGGTGATCCGCTGGGACGACGCCCGGGATACGGTTCTGTCGGCCTATCAGCGCTTCTCGCCCGAGATGGCGGAAATCGCGCGCGGCTTCTTCGACCGCAAATGGATCGATGCGCCGGTAAGGCCCGGCAAGTCGCCCGGCGCGTTCGCCCATCCAACCGTGCCGTCCGCGCACCCTTACGTGCTGCTCAACTACATGGGCAAGCCGCGCGATGTGATGACGCTTGCGCATGAACTCGGCCATGGCGTGCACCAGGTGCTGGCCGCCGGCCAGGGCGCGCTGATGGCGGCGACCCCGCTGACCCTGGCGGAGACCGCTTCCGTCTTCGGCGAGATGCTGACCTTCCGCTCGCTGCTAGACCAGACGGCCGACAAACGCGAACGAAAGGCCATGCTCGCCCAGAAGGTCGAGGACATGATCAACACGGTGGTGCGCCAGATCGCCTTCTATGAATTCGAGCGCAAGGTGCATGCCGAGCGCCGCAACGGCGAGCTGACCTCGGACAGGCTCGGCCAGTTCTGGCTGGAAGTGCAGGCGGAGAGCCTTGGACCCGCGATCAAGCTGCGCGATGGCTATGAGGTCTTCTGGACCTACATACCCCACTTCATCCATTCGCCTTTTTACGTCTATGCCTACGCCTTCGGCGATTGCCTGGTGAATTCGCTTTACGCGGTCTACCAGAATGCGGAGCGCGGCTTCCAGGAGAAGTATTTCGAGATGCTGCGCGCCGGCGGCACCAAGCATCATTCCGAGCTGCTGGCGCCTTTCGGCCTCGATGCCACCGATCCGGGCTTCTGGCAGATCGGCCTCGGCGTGATCGGGGCCCTCATCGATGAGTTGGAGGCGCTCGAAAGGTGA